A genomic region of Pseudomonas sp. MPC6 contains the following coding sequences:
- a CDS encoding DUF1656 domain-containing protein translates to MPREIAFHGVYMPTMTLMFFIAAALAWALDRFMSGYDLYRFFWHPALLRLSLFTCLFGALALTVYH, encoded by the coding sequence ATGCCCCGTGAAATCGCCTTCCACGGCGTGTACATGCCGACCATGACGCTGATGTTTTTCATTGCCGCGGCGCTGGCCTGGGCACTTGACCGATTTATGTCCGGGTACGATCTGTACCGCTTCTTCTGGCACCCGGCGTTGCTGCGCCTGAGTTTGTTTACCTGTCTGTTCGGCGCCCTGGCGCTGACCGTCTATCACTGA
- a CDS encoding FUSC family protein: MTPLPAPLRWLYSLEWRRGFFDWARSDGVTWVYIFKVLFAAFLTLWLAMRLELPQPRTAMITVFIVMQPQSGQVFAKSFYRFLGTLTGSAVMVALIALFAQNTELFLGSLAIWVGICSAGAARYRNFRAYGFVLAGYTAAMVGLPALAHPDGAFMAAVWRVLEISLGILCATVVSAAILPQTASAAMRNALYQRFGVFALFVTDGLRGRSKRDAFEASNVRFIAEAVGLEGLRSVTVFEDPHMRRRNGRLSRLNSEFMGITTRFNALHQLLERLRSHGTDHVVAAIKPGLQDLAELLDGFSGRALTSPDAARLTAALTLYKANLPATVRHLRATFEESDPSDAEQLDFHTAYELLYRFVDDLHSYAQTHASLADHSHERERWDEPFTPQTNWLASAASGIRAAFILLALGSYWVATAWPSGATMTLIAAATVGLSAATPNPKRMAFQMACGTLLGALIGFVEMFFIFPWIDGFPLLCVMLAPVIVLGSFLSSRPQYAGVGLGLLIFFSTGSVPDNLTVYNPYAFINDYIAMVLGMLVCAAAGAIILPPNSRWLWRRLEQDLRGQVVYAISGKLKGLASSFESRTRDLLHQAYGLAAGQPQVQRDLLRWMFVVLEVGHAIIELRKEQAILPVHPAYAESQPWRQAIRVMGRSLVRLFLQPSQSNLQRGLIAVDHAISRVQATDEPFAPHFDTSALRRVKSYLHFIRTSLLDPQSPLAAYATQPQGLEHAP; encoded by the coding sequence ATGACTCCCTTGCCCGCACCTTTGCGCTGGCTGTATTCCCTGGAATGGCGCCGGGGTTTTTTCGACTGGGCACGCAGTGACGGCGTGACCTGGGTCTACATTTTCAAAGTGCTGTTCGCCGCGTTCCTGACCTTGTGGCTGGCGATGCGCCTGGAATTGCCGCAACCGCGCACGGCGATGATCACCGTGTTCATCGTCATGCAGCCGCAAAGCGGCCAGGTGTTCGCCAAGAGTTTCTATCGCTTCCTCGGCACCCTGACCGGGTCGGCGGTGATGGTTGCGCTGATTGCCTTGTTCGCGCAGAACACCGAGTTGTTCCTCGGCTCGCTGGCGATCTGGGTGGGCATTTGTTCGGCTGGCGCGGCGCGTTATCGCAACTTTCGCGCTTATGGTTTTGTGCTCGCCGGGTACACCGCCGCCATGGTCGGCTTGCCTGCATTGGCTCACCCGGACGGCGCATTCATGGCCGCGGTGTGGCGGGTGCTGGAAATCTCTTTGGGGATTCTTTGCGCCACGGTGGTCAGCGCCGCGATCCTGCCGCAAACCGCCAGCGCCGCGATGCGCAACGCCCTGTATCAGCGCTTCGGCGTGTTCGCGTTGTTCGTCACCGATGGGTTGCGCGGCCGCAGCAAACGCGATGCGTTCGAAGCGAGCAACGTGCGCTTTATCGCTGAAGCCGTGGGGCTGGAAGGCTTGCGCAGCGTCACGGTGTTCGAAGACCCGCACATGCGCCGGCGCAACGGTCGGCTCAGTCGCCTGAACAGCGAGTTCATGGGCATCACCACGCGGTTCAACGCCTTGCACCAATTGCTCGAACGCTTGCGCAGCCATGGCACCGATCACGTTGTCGCGGCGATCAAGCCGGGGCTGCAGGACCTTGCCGAATTGCTCGACGGTTTCAGCGGCCGCGCCCTGACCAGTCCCGACGCCGCACGGCTGACAGCTGCATTGACGCTTTATAAGGCCAACTTGCCGGCGACAGTCCGCCACCTGCGGGCGACGTTTGAAGAGAGCGATCCGAGCGACGCCGAACAGCTGGATTTCCACACCGCCTACGAATTGCTCTATCGCTTCGTCGACGACTTGCACAGTTATGCACAGACCCATGCCTCCCTGGCCGATCACAGCCACGAGCGGGAACGCTGGGACGAGCCGTTCACCCCGCAGACCAACTGGCTGGCATCAGCCGCCTCGGGGATTCGTGCCGCGTTCATTCTGCTGGCGCTGGGCAGCTATTGGGTCGCCACGGCATGGCCGAGCGGGGCGACCATGACCCTGATTGCCGCGGCCACCGTGGGCCTTTCAGCCGCCACGCCGAACCCGAAACGCATGGCGTTCCAGATGGCCTGCGGCACCCTGCTGGGCGCCTTGATCGGCTTCGTCGAGATGTTTTTCATCTTCCCGTGGATCGATGGCTTTCCATTGCTCTGCGTGATGCTCGCGCCGGTGATCGTGCTCGGCTCGTTCCTCAGCTCACGCCCGCAATACGCCGGGGTCGGCCTTGGCTTGCTGATTTTCTTCAGCACCGGTTCGGTGCCGGACAACCTCACCGTCTACAACCCCTACGCCTTCATCAACGACTACATCGCCATGGTGCTCGGCATGCTGGTGTGCGCGGCGGCCGGGGCGATCATCCTGCCGCCCAACAGCCGCTGGTTATGGCGGCGGCTGGAGCAGGACTTGCGTGGTCAGGTGGTCTACGCCATCAGCGGCAAACTCAAGGGCCTGGCATCGAGTTTCGAAAGCCGCACGCGGGATTTGCTGCACCAGGCCTACGGTCTCGCCGCGGGCCAGCCGCAGGTGCAGCGGGACCTGCTGCGCTGGATGTTCGTGGTGCTGGAAGTCGGCCACGCGATCATCGAGTTGCGCAAGGAACAGGCGATCCTGCCGGTGCATCCGGCCTACGCCGAATCGCAGCCGTGGCGCCAGGCGATCCGGGTGATGGGCCGCTCGCTGGTGCGACTGTTTCTGCAGCCGAGCCAGAGCAATCTGCAGCGCGGGCTGATCGCCGTGGATCACGCCATCAGTCGCGTGCAAGCCACCGATGAACCCTTCGCCCCGCACTTCGATACCTCGGCATTGCGCCGGGTGAAGAGCTACCTGCACTTCATCCGCACCTCTCTGCTCGATCCGCAATCACCACTCGCGGCCTACGCTACGCAGCCTCAAGGACTTGAACATGCCCCGTGA